In Sphingopyxis sp. 113P3, one DNA window encodes the following:
- a CDS encoding gamma carbonic anhydrase family protein, whose product MTRSDISIISVNGKTPRIDPSAFIAPGCRIIGDVEIGPDVSIWYNCVLRADVSHIRVGARSNIQDGSIVHCDGPMPHRPDGYPTIIGEDVLIGHLAMVHGCTLADRAFVGLKATVMNGCRIGSDAMLAAGALLTEHKEIPSRELWAGAPARRVREIDDAQAAGMQAGVAHYVLNGRMHKAAIEER is encoded by the coding sequence ATGACCCGCAGCGACATTTCTATCATCAGCGTGAATGGCAAGACGCCGCGGATCGATCCCAGCGCCTTCATTGCCCCCGGGTGCCGCATCATTGGCGATGTAGAAATCGGGCCAGATGTCAGCATCTGGTACAATTGCGTGCTGCGCGCCGATGTCAGCCACATCCGCGTGGGAGCGCGGAGCAATATCCAGGATGGCAGCATTGTCCACTGCGACGGCCCGATGCCCCATCGCCCGGACGGCTATCCGACGATCATCGGCGAAGATGTGCTCATCGGTCATCTCGCGATGGTGCACGGCTGCACACTCGCCGACCGAGCATTCGTCGGATTGAAGGCGACGGTGATGAACGGCTGCCGCATCGGAAGTGACGCGATGCTTGCAGCGGGCGCGCTCTTGACCGAGCATAAGGAAATCCCCTCGCGCGAGCTATGGGCAGGAGCGCCCGCGCGCCGGGTACGCGAGATCGACGACGCGCAGGCCGCAGGGATGCAAGCCGGCGTTGCGCATTATGTGCTTAACGGACGGATGCACAAGGCCGCGAT